Proteins encoded by one window of Collimonas fungivorans:
- a CDS encoding sensor histidine kinase, which yields MAIKSEMVPALRPYRQLIVSLWLICMSPWVLCQELPLRYYNQRDGLGNMAVTAMAQEPGGYLWIGTQSGLFRYDGARFQHFGQSDGFTDSYIRALHADVDGNLWVGASDGLYRWQGQRFVPIKFQNAKLVFGYGQNLTSLGSHRLLAISHDRLWLVTSVDQGATWQTREFFGAEQLLRYPEIRKLHGVHIGPHGDLWMGCEQALCHYDKGKLVVIGKESGLPAESWVAIFHDRQATLWIRSQRHVFALPAGGHVFLDRSPPQNKQKKAGGNPFLAEDAAGRVFSRQDEGIIRWNGTHWESFDESNGLTIGGGVNSFLVDRDGGIWIGSLGHGLIHWLGYPNWENWTSRQGLPSNVVLSFLRDRENVFHVGTRSGSAILQQTGQFSVSPGTYGGTSYQWSNMVEDVKGNIWASSYSGFLVRRDQSTQLDRMIARLPAISGLFFDRSGQAWLSTKRGIYNAKYPESNPIPLEVSEHSSLKDIKVIQGCQSRSGAIWFITEKEVLRFDGERWSKPRLQPTPPSVRLDTIACASDGELWLGDEAGRIWRAMERDDALEIHDATPPLLLDQAVVASLVDSRGWLWVTTGAGIAVWNRAQWRFFNQESGLVWNDSNQNALYEDSDGSMWVGTSNGASHILRPESLFAPSQLEVLVESVSRDGEALPRDKPIRLPWSSGPLNFKLAALSYQNREALNFRYRMRGLEPEWSMTNIPEVRYAALPPGRYHFQVAVDNPSIQAFSSTVEVEVVILPPWWRTKTFYTACGLLLVLALFLMYHYRIRWLIIRQRRKEQLARERAYDLEVSREEERKHLTREIHDELGQHLSAARMRVSMLGMEFAGSNSALQGKIDCIITLMDTTIKVVRNVVSSLRPSALDMGVVSALEWLADEFTGNTGIPCSLEVSEENIALDDKRATTIFRIAQESLTNISRHAAASQVEISLKRMEKNYLLEVRDNGRGFDTSLRKKKSFGLIGIRERTLMLGGEIAIFSVSGVGTTIKVSIPLTDHEPGQ from the coding sequence ATGGCGATAAAATCTGAAATGGTGCCTGCATTACGTCCGTATCGCCAATTGATCGTATCGCTTTGGCTGATATGTATGTCGCCGTGGGTACTTTGCCAGGAATTGCCGTTGCGTTACTACAATCAACGCGATGGTTTAGGGAATATGGCCGTCACTGCCATGGCGCAAGAGCCGGGTGGCTATCTCTGGATAGGCACACAAAGCGGCTTGTTTCGATATGACGGTGCACGCTTTCAGCATTTCGGACAAAGTGATGGATTCACCGATTCATATATCCGAGCCTTGCATGCGGATGTCGATGGTAATCTTTGGGTCGGCGCTAGCGATGGTTTATACCGGTGGCAGGGTCAGCGCTTTGTACCGATAAAATTTCAAAATGCCAAGCTGGTGTTCGGTTATGGGCAGAATCTGACAAGCCTTGGGTCGCATCGTCTGCTAGCGATCAGCCATGATCGTTTGTGGCTGGTGACGTCGGTAGATCAAGGGGCAACGTGGCAGACGCGGGAATTTTTCGGCGCAGAGCAATTGTTGCGTTATCCGGAGATACGCAAGCTTCACGGCGTTCACATTGGTCCGCACGGAGACTTGTGGATGGGGTGCGAGCAAGCACTGTGTCATTACGATAAAGGAAAACTGGTCGTCATAGGAAAAGAGAGCGGTCTGCCTGCAGAAAGTTGGGTTGCCATTTTTCACGACCGGCAGGCAACGCTGTGGATACGTAGCCAGCGTCATGTGTTTGCGTTGCCGGCCGGCGGTCATGTTTTTCTGGATCGGTCTCCTCCCCAGAATAAGCAAAAAAAGGCAGGGGGAAATCCATTCCTGGCGGAAGATGCCGCCGGCCGGGTTTTTAGCAGGCAGGACGAAGGCATTATTCGATGGAACGGCACGCACTGGGAATCCTTTGACGAGTCGAACGGACTGACCATTGGCGGAGGAGTCAATTCCTTCCTGGTTGACCGGGACGGGGGTATTTGGATTGGATCGCTGGGACATGGCCTGATCCATTGGCTGGGCTATCCGAATTGGGAAAACTGGACATCCAGGCAAGGCTTGCCCAGCAATGTCGTACTATCGTTCTTGCGTGACCGGGAAAACGTGTTTCATGTCGGCACGCGTTCTGGATCGGCGATATTGCAGCAGACCGGGCAATTTTCCGTTTCTCCGGGTACCTATGGCGGCACATCCTACCAGTGGAGCAATATGGTTGAGGATGTCAAAGGCAATATCTGGGCAAGCTCGTATTCGGGATTTCTGGTGCGCCGCGACCAGAGTACACAACTGGATAGAATGATCGCCAGACTTCCAGCGATCAGCGGTTTGTTTTTCGATAGATCAGGGCAAGCGTGGCTCAGCACAAAGCGCGGCATTTACAATGCCAAGTATCCCGAATCCAATCCGATCCCGTTAGAAGTGAGTGAGCATTCGTCGCTCAAAGATATCAAAGTCATTCAAGGATGCCAGAGTCGTTCCGGTGCAATCTGGTTTATCACAGAAAAAGAAGTGTTGCGATTTGACGGTGAACGTTGGAGCAAACCGCGGCTCCAGCCGACGCCGCCGTCCGTCCGATTGGATACCATCGCTTGTGCGAGCGACGGTGAACTATGGCTGGGAGATGAGGCAGGGAGAATTTGGCGCGCTATGGAGCGAGACGACGCCCTGGAAATACACGATGCTACTCCACCGTTGTTGCTGGATCAGGCGGTGGTAGCGTCGCTTGTAGATAGCCGCGGTTGGCTGTGGGTAACTACCGGGGCCGGGATCGCCGTATGGAATCGCGCGCAGTGGCGGTTTTTTAATCAGGAAAGCGGCTTGGTCTGGAACGACAGCAACCAGAATGCATTGTATGAGGATAGCGACGGTTCGATGTGGGTGGGAACCAGCAACGGCGCTTCCCATATCTTACGACCAGAATCGCTGTTCGCGCCATCGCAGCTGGAGGTGCTGGTGGAGAGCGTCAGTCGCGACGGTGAAGCGCTTCCCCGCGACAAGCCGATTCGTTTGCCGTGGTCCTCCGGTCCGCTCAATTTTAAGCTGGCCGCGCTGTCATACCAGAATCGCGAGGCTCTCAATTTTCGTTATCGGATGCGAGGACTGGAACCGGAATGGTCGATGACCAACATTCCAGAGGTGCGCTATGCGGCCTTGCCTCCCGGCCGTTATCACTTCCAGGTCGCCGTCGACAACCCGTCCATTCAAGCCTTTTCCTCGACAGTGGAAGTCGAGGTCGTGATTTTGCCGCCATGGTGGAGAACCAAGACCTTCTATACGGCCTGCGGCTTGTTGCTGGTCCTTGCACTGTTTTTGATGTATCACTATCGCATCCGCTGGTTGATCATCCGACAGCGGAGGAAGGAGCAACTGGCGCGCGAGCGTGCATACGATCTCGAAGTATCGCGAGAGGAAGAGCGCAAACACCTGACGCGTGAAATTCACGACGAGTTGGGACAACATTTATCGGCGGCGCGCATGAGGGTATCAATGCTAGGAATGGAATTTGCAGGAAGCAATTCAGCGTTGCAGGGAAAAATCGACTGCATAATAACTCTGATGGATACCACCATTAAGGTAGTGCGCAATGTTGTTTCATCGCTGCGCCCGTCGGCGCTTGATATGGGGGTGGTGTCGGCGCTGGAATGGCTGGCCGATGAATTTACGGGGAATACAGGGATTCCATGCAGCTTGGAGGTTAGCGAAGAGAACATTGCGCTGGATGATAAGCGGGCGACCACCATTTTCCGTATAGCGCAGGAATCATTGACCAATATCAGCCGTCACGCAGCAGCGAGCCAAGTGGAAATCAGCCTGAAGCGGATGGAAAAAAATTACTTGCTGGAGGTGCGCGATAACGGCAGGGGATTTGATACCAGCCTGCGTAAAAAGAAATCATTCGGCCTGATAGGTATCCGAGAACGGACGTTGATGCTCGGGGGCGAGATTGCGATCTTCAGTGTGTCCGGCGTCGGTACGACAATCAAGGTGTCGATTCCCCTCACCGATCACGAACCGGGTCAATAA
- a CDS encoding glycosyl hydrolase: MHFSWSRRRTAVWPLVFAGCLVLGGCGGGGDSGSGTASGSPNAATVPAVTAPATVPNPADPAGTTPPAGTVAAKSAKRGVAYDLASPLDLAVLAPGVSWWYNWSSQPNAQVPADYRAQYQMDFYPMLWNGNYDAASIEASLKKNPQIKYLLVLNEPNQSDQSNLTPQQAANLWPGFEAIAAHTGVKIVGPAISWGTMPGYADPVVWLDAFYAAYRNANGNRDPQIDYLAFHWYDYGLAGQLDRLAKYGKPFWVTEFANWHAQNDGAQIDTLAKQEAQMKDMVAICEARADVFRYAWFTGRWNNDSHFTSLLGAPGQLTDLGRLYLSLPH, translated from the coding sequence ATGCATTTTTCATGGTCGCGCCGCCGCACGGCCGTGTGGCCCCTGGTCTTCGCCGGCTGCTTGGTCCTGGGTGGCTGCGGAGGCGGCGGCGACAGCGGTTCCGGAACGGCGTCGGGATCTCCGAATGCCGCGACCGTACCTGCGGTGACTGCTCCAGCGACTGTACCGAATCCGGCCGATCCCGCCGGCACCACGCCACCAGCGGGGACGGTTGCGGCGAAGAGCGCAAAGCGCGGCGTCGCCTATGACCTGGCGAGTCCGCTTGACCTTGCCGTGCTCGCGCCTGGCGTGAGCTGGTGGTACAACTGGAGCTCGCAACCGAACGCCCAGGTACCCGCGGACTACCGCGCGCAGTACCAGATGGATTTTTATCCGATGCTGTGGAACGGCAATTACGATGCGGCCAGCATCGAAGCATCCCTCAAGAAAAATCCTCAAATCAAGTATCTGCTGGTGCTGAACGAACCCAACCAGTCCGACCAGTCCAATCTCACGCCGCAGCAGGCCGCAAACCTGTGGCCTGGCTTCGAAGCGATCGCGGCGCACACCGGCGTCAAGATAGTCGGGCCGGCGATAAGCTGGGGCACCATGCCGGGTTATGCCGATCCGGTGGTATGGCTGGACGCCTTCTATGCCGCCTATCGCAACGCCAACGGCAACCGCGATCCGCAAATCGATTACCTGGCGTTCCATTGGTACGACTACGGCCTGGCAGGGCAGCTCGACCGCCTCGCCAAGTATGGCAAGCCGTTCTGGGTTACCGAATTTGCCAACTGGCATGCGCAAAACGACGGCGCGCAGATCGACACGCTTGCCAAGCAGGAGGCGCAGATGAAGGACATGGTGGCGATCTGCGAGGCGCGCGCCGACGTATTCCGTTATGCATGGTTTACCGGCCGCTGGAATAACGACAGCCATTTCACCAGCTTGCTGGGCGCTCCCGGGCAGCTTACGGACCTGGGCCGGCTGTATCTGTCGCTTCCGCATTGA
- a CDS encoding VTT domain-containing protein, which produces MIVVLFLLLLLALFQFSGLREHFNLAFLRQQIVDNKVSGLLIFILLFCLGNLIQVPGWIFLAAAVLALGKTWGGLATYVAAVISCVFTFLTIRFIGGDAFRELKNRHALKILSGLDAHPIASIALLRILFQTVPALNYALALSGVKFYKYLIGTMLGLPLPIMLYCIFFDYIGKALHLH; this is translated from the coding sequence TTGATCGTTGTTCTTTTCCTGTTGCTGCTGCTCGCCCTGTTTCAATTTTCCGGGCTGCGGGAGCATTTCAACCTGGCGTTCCTTCGTCAACAGATCGTTGACAATAAAGTCAGCGGCTTGCTGATCTTTATTTTATTGTTTTGCCTGGGTAACCTGATCCAGGTACCCGGGTGGATTTTCCTCGCGGCGGCGGTACTGGCCCTGGGCAAGACCTGGGGCGGCCTTGCAACCTATGTCGCGGCGGTCATTTCCTGCGTGTTTACTTTCCTGACAATCCGCTTCATCGGCGGCGATGCATTCCGGGAATTGAAGAACCGTCATGCATTGAAAATACTCAGCGGCCTCGATGCGCACCCGATTGCAAGCATCGCGTTGTTAAGGATACTGTTTCAGACCGTACCCGCACTGAATTACGCACTGGCCTTGTCCGGCGTGAAATTTTATAAATACCTGATCGGCACCATGCTTGGTTTGCCGTTGCCGATCATGCTGTATTGCATATTCTTTGACTATATCGGCAAGGCGCTGCATCTGCATTAA